In the Victivallis sp. Marseille-Q1083 genome, one interval contains:
- the lysA gene encoding diaminopimelate decarboxylase encodes MSLDRNLLLKLAAEYGTPLYVYDGDQVLKCYRDLFAFIPYSKLRIHYAMKANYNPALLRLLEQAGASLDTVSPAEVLLGLRAGFSRERIIYTANNMTDAEVAMVHDLGVLMNIGSLSRLEKFGKAYPGSPVCLRFNPDVRDGDSEKTMTAGDLTKFGILMDDVDTAAEIARKYRLKVTGLHEHTGSGLQQTESVFQSMKNLMGLVTPQRFPDLEFMDFGGGFKVPYRPDEARIDYVAMGRTIAELFEAFCHAYGRKLTLCFEPGKYIVAEAGCLLTEVNTLKKNRSRCIAGCNSGFPQLIRPVLYGAYHRIDNLSNPDGTPQTYDICGNICETGDRFAEQRAIPEIREGDVLAIRNAGAYCYSMGSVYNLRPMPAEVLVLNGRTKLVRKALTNRQLIDQIMKESE; translated from the coding sequence ATGAGTCTGGATCGGAATTTACTGCTGAAGCTGGCGGCCGAATACGGCACGCCGTTGTACGTCTACGATGGCGATCAGGTGTTGAAGTGCTATCGGGATCTCTTCGCTTTCATCCCTTATTCGAAGCTGCGCATCCATTATGCGATGAAGGCGAATTACAATCCGGCGCTGCTGCGGCTGCTGGAGCAGGCCGGCGCGTCGCTGGACACGGTCAGCCCGGCCGAGGTATTGCTGGGACTCCGGGCCGGTTTCAGCAGAGAACGCATCATCTATACCGCCAACAACATGACCGATGCCGAAGTGGCGATGGTGCATGATCTCGGCGTGCTGATGAACATCGGCTCGCTGTCCCGGCTGGAAAAATTCGGCAAAGCCTACCCCGGCAGTCCGGTCTGCCTGCGGTTCAATCCGGATGTCAGGGACGGCGACAGTGAAAAGACGATGACCGCCGGCGACCTGACCAAATTCGGCATTCTGATGGACGATGTCGACACCGCCGCCGAAATCGCCCGGAAATACCGGCTGAAAGTGACCGGCCTTCACGAACACACCGGTTCCGGGCTGCAGCAGACGGAATCGGTTTTCCAGAGCATGAAGAATTTGATGGGGCTGGTCACGCCGCAACGTTTTCCGGATTTGGAGTTCATGGATTTCGGCGGCGGCTTCAAGGTGCCTTACCGGCCGGACGAAGCGCGCATCGATTACGTCGCCATGGGCCGGACGATCGCTGAACTTTTCGAAGCGTTCTGCCATGCTTACGGCCGGAAACTGACGCTGTGCTTCGAGCCGGGCAAATATATCGTGGCCGAAGCCGGCTGTCTGCTGACCGAAGTGAATACTTTGAAGAAAAATCGTTCCCGCTGTATCGCCGGCTGCAACTCCGGCTTTCCGCAGTTGATCCGGCCGGTGCTTTACGGCGCTTATCACCGAATCGACAATCTGAGCAATCCGGACGGCACGCCGCAGACCTACGATATCTGCGGCAATATCTGCGAGACCGGCGACCGGTTCGCCGAACAACGCGCGATACCGGAAATCCGCGAAGGGGATGTGTTGGCGATCCGCAACGCCGGCGCGTATTGCTATTCGATGGGAAGCGTCTACAACCTGCGGCCGATGCCGGCGGAGGTACTGGTCCTGAACGGCCGGACCAAGCTGGTCCGGAAGGCGCTGACCAACCGGCAATTGATCGACCAGATCATGAAAGAAAGCGAATAA
- a CDS encoding cupin domain-containing protein yields the protein MIKREGEYRVDRRREMRGGNGEVKIEHFWEAGSEMLAPNRMFARLTLNPGCSIGFHRHEGEEEVFVIVKGTAEADDNGAAVRLQPGDTILTGNGAGHSIKCVGTEPLEMIAVISSYPASN from the coding sequence ATGATCAAACGCGAGGGAGAATACCGGGTCGACCGGCGCCGGGAAATGCGCGGCGGCAACGGGGAAGTGAAAATCGAACATTTCTGGGAAGCGGGCAGCGAAATGCTGGCGCCGAACCGGATGTTCGCCCGCCTGACGCTCAATCCGGGCTGTTCCATCGGTTTTCACCGGCATGAGGGCGAGGAGGAAGTTTTCGTCATCGTCAAAGGCACCGCCGAAGCCGACGACAACGGCGCCGCCGTCCGGCTGCAGCCGGGCGATACCATTCTCACCGGCAACGGAGCGGGCCATTCGATCAAATGCGTCGGCACCGAACCGCTGGAGATGATCGCGGTCATCTCCAGCTATCCGGCGTCAAATTAA
- a CDS encoding alkaline phosphatase family protein has translation MKDGKVRLFVFIDALGWTLTEHWNFGGGFLPVRCPVRTQFGYSAGAVPTILSGRPPAEHGQFSFFFYQPATSPFRLFRLLPARLLPAALFDRHRVRHWLSKLIKKYYGYTGYFELYAVPWERLPLLDYSEKRDLFVPGGLAPIKNLADCWAGRNACISNWRCSSDDNFAEMTARLKTGQLQYGFLYCGSLDGFLHRHIAEPDAVEAELKRYEAKVAALLETARQHYRTVEFAVISDHGMTPLAGTVDGNAALARLPLRWGKEYVSFLDATMARFWFPDPAARPAIRETMAALGHGRWLSAEEQQTFGIAFPDRKYGEEIYLLEPGWQFAPSDMGRAALPGMHGYEPEHAGSTACFLSNYVPAKRPEWIGDFFHLMTED, from the coding sequence ATGAAGGATGGAAAAGTTCGCTTGTTCGTGTTCATCGACGCCCTGGGCTGGACGCTGACCGAACATTGGAATTTCGGCGGCGGTTTCCTGCCGGTCCGCTGCCCGGTGCGCACTCAATTCGGTTATTCAGCCGGGGCGGTGCCGACCATCCTCTCCGGCCGGCCGCCGGCGGAGCACGGTCAGTTCAGCTTTTTCTTTTATCAACCGGCAACCTCGCCGTTCCGGCTGTTCCGCCTCCTGCCGGCGCGTCTGCTGCCGGCAGCGTTGTTCGACCGCCATCGGGTACGGCACTGGTTGTCGAAGCTGATCAAAAAATATTATGGTTATACCGGCTATTTCGAATTGTATGCCGTCCCGTGGGAACGCCTGCCCCTGCTGGATTACAGTGAAAAGCGGGATCTGTTCGTTCCCGGCGGCCTGGCGCCGATAAAGAATCTGGCCGATTGCTGGGCCGGCCGGAACGCCTGCATTTCCAATTGGCGGTGTTCGTCCGACGACAATTTCGCCGAAATGACCGCCCGGCTGAAAACCGGACAACTGCAATACGGTTTTCTCTATTGCGGCAGCCTCGACGGTTTTCTCCACCGGCATATCGCCGAACCGGATGCCGTCGAAGCGGAACTGAAACGCTATGAAGCCAAAGTGGCCGCCCTGCTGGAAACGGCCCGGCAACATTACCGGACGGTGGAATTCGCCGTCATTTCCGACCACGGCATGACGCCGCTGGCCGGCACGGTCGACGGCAACGCGGCGCTGGCGCGTCTGCCGTTGCGTTGGGGAAAAGAATACGTCTCTTTTCTGGACGCGACGATGGCGCGCTTCTGGTTTCCCGATCCGGCGGCCCGCCCGGCCATCCGGGAAACGATGGCGGCGCTCGGCCACGGACGCTGGCTGTCGGCGGAGGAACAGCAGACATTCGGGATCGCATTTCCCGACCGGAAATACGGCGAGGAAATCTATCTGCTGGAACCGGGGTGGCAGTTCGCCCCGTCGGACATGGGACGGGCGGCCCTGCCGGGCATGCACGGGTATGAACCGGAACATGCCGGGTCGACCGCCTGCTTTTTGAGCAATTATGTTCCGGCCAAACGGCCGGAATGGATTGGAGATTTCTTTCATTTAATGACGGAGGATTGA
- a CDS encoding O-antigen ligase: MPPIIKTLLFVLILCGVIPIGVLLARARSYWRDFFFFVMIFFTCYGYAVHIMPWPDYTGTSRGFALSMVDIAGWVLLFSLWPNSRGRFNWYPPGWSLYWLYVIFSAISIFNAQLVLPAGFEVWKMVKMYLIFVATYNYLDLKRNFWPLVNTFAVVTFFMLLVGLYQKYFTSYYQIPSTMPHQNSLVMYATMFGTVFLGTLLNERCSKFQYFVLLAAFGSASLLILFALSRGGLICYIFGVALTAGITLLFNGFTQQRVLVLGSLAILVAIPAIIYAPHLYNRFVNAPESSKLTRINLAKAAVRMANSNFFGIGLNNFSEKSSPRYDYNKEQNSTFFVAREDQGAIVETTYLLVAAECGWGTLLILLWWLFYYFRVNFGNLLAYRRLPGFGMTAGLFGGLAANYVQSALEWVLKQYNNYYQLMIMFAVVALMLTVRKVSRGCR, translated from the coding sequence ATGCCTCCGATCATCAAAACTCTGCTCTTCGTCCTCATCCTGTGCGGGGTGATCCCGATCGGGGTTTTGTTGGCGCGCGCCAGGAGCTACTGGCGTGATTTTTTCTTTTTCGTCATGATTTTTTTCACCTGCTACGGTTATGCGGTGCACATCATGCCGTGGCCGGATTACACCGGCACTTCCCGCGGCTTCGCGTTGTCGATGGTGGATATTGCCGGCTGGGTTCTGCTGTTCAGCCTGTGGCCGAACAGCCGCGGCCGGTTCAACTGGTATCCGCCCGGCTGGAGTTTGTACTGGCTTTACGTCATCTTCAGCGCCATCTCGATCTTCAACGCCCAGCTCGTGTTGCCGGCCGGTTTCGAAGTCTGGAAAATGGTCAAAATGTACCTTATTTTCGTGGCGACCTACAATTATCTGGATTTGAAACGGAACTTCTGGCCGTTGGTGAACACCTTCGCGGTGGTGACATTTTTCATGTTGCTGGTGGGGCTTTATCAGAAGTATTTTACCAGTTATTATCAGATTCCGAGCACGATGCCGCACCAGAACAGCCTGGTGATGTACGCCACGATGTTCGGTACGGTCTTTCTGGGTACTTTGCTCAATGAGCGTTGTTCGAAGTTTCAGTATTTTGTCCTGCTCGCGGCGTTCGGCAGCGCATCGCTGCTGATTCTTTTCGCGCTGTCCCGGGGAGGATTGATCTGCTATATTTTCGGCGTCGCTTTAACTGCCGGCATTACGCTGCTGTTCAACGGTTTTACCCAGCAGCGGGTGCTGGTGCTCGGCAGCCTGGCGATTCTGGTGGCGATTCCGGCGATCATTTATGCGCCGCACCTCTACAACCGGTTTGTCAATGCGCCGGAAAGCTCCAAGCTGACCCGGATCAATCTGGCCAAGGCGGCCGTCCGGATGGCGAACAGCAACTTTTTCGGGATCGGCCTGAACAACTTCAGTGAGAAGTCGAGTCCGCGTTACGATTACAACAAAGAACAGAACAGCACGTTTTTCGTGGCCAGGGAGGACCAGGGGGCGATCGTCGAAACCACTTATCTGCTGGTGGCGGCCGAATGCGGCTGGGGGACGTTGCTCATTCTGCTGTGGTGGCTGTTCTATTATTTCCGGGTCAATTTCGGAAACCTGCTCGCTTACCGCCGTTTGCCGGGGTTCGGCATGACTGCCGGTTTGTTCGGCGGTCTGGCCGCCAATTATGTGCAGTCCGCGCTGGAATGGGTGTTGAAACAATATAACAATTACTACCAGTTGATGATAATGTTCGCCGTTGTGGCTCTGATGCTGACGGTGCGCAAGGTCAGCCGCGGCTGCCGGTAA
- a CDS encoding Wzz/FepE/Etk N-terminal domain-containing protein, translating into MNNETAEVSPPRIEFRIGNLTFDMLKRDPRLWLLALRRRWWLLLLLPALTTTLALIYLLSRPPQYESRAVLLRQAPRDYKDNGLPEGFSQLQMVDIINLIRRHGNMTKTLSRLQLDWSLQALYQHTEVRQPAKQSNIIYLSAQASSPELAANIANTLTNVFLDDYRALLRSNLIALQEANAANRQKLQTALSEQQNSYLALLQENKMIAFSEVSNSLQLQIQTIESTLLQQASQYETYASQLAMLQQRLSETEPQIKRTEEVSTAQQTELEAKKLELVTKLQTYTEKNPIIQKLREEIRLKTEELAKNGDQTSTKIIFGDNPIYTTLLAEVTKLEAAITGNRKSMEYYRKELEKLQKRREELSRLQPRVIALEDQIDATKRSLDRLDEAQRLLDMFLQRSYSDVSVTEDAIVPDRPVGRGRVFAGDVHFAVD; encoded by the coding sequence CATGTTGAAACGCGACCCGCGCCTGTGGCTGCTGGCCCTGCGCCGCCGCTGGTGGCTGCTGTTGCTGCTGCCGGCCCTGACCACCACGCTGGCTTTGATTTATCTTTTGAGCCGGCCGCCGCAGTATGAAAGCCGCGCCGTGTTGCTGCGGCAGGCGCCGCGTGACTACAAGGACAACGGCCTGCCGGAAGGGTTCAGCCAGTTGCAGATGGTCGATATCATCAATCTGATCCGCCGTCACGGCAATATGACCAAAACGCTTTCGCGGTTGCAGTTGGACTGGTCGCTGCAGGCACTGTACCAGCACACCGAGGTCAGGCAGCCCGCCAAGCAGTCGAATATCATCTACCTGAGCGCCCAGGCCAGCTCGCCGGAGCTGGCGGCCAATATCGCCAATACGCTGACCAATGTCTTTCTCGACGACTACCGCGCCCTGCTGCGGAGCAACTTGATCGCGCTGCAGGAAGCCAACGCGGCGAACCGCCAGAAACTGCAGACGGCGCTGAGCGAGCAGCAGAATAGCTATCTGGCGCTGCTGCAGGAAAATAAGATGATCGCCTTCAGCGAAGTCTCGAACTCTTTGCAGCTCCAGATTCAGACGATCGAATCCACGCTGCTGCAGCAGGCTTCCCAGTATGAAACCTATGCCAGTCAATTGGCCATGCTGCAGCAGCGGCTGTCTGAGACGGAACCGCAGATCAAACGGACGGAAGAGGTCAGTACGGCGCAGCAGACCGAGCTGGAAGCGAAAAAGTTGGAGTTGGTCACCAAGCTCCAGACTTATACCGAGAAAAATCCGATCATCCAGAAATTGCGGGAGGAAATCCGGCTCAAAACGGAAGAGCTGGCCAAGAACGGCGATCAGACTTCGACGAAAATCATCTTCGGCGATAATCCGATCTATACGACACTGCTGGCGGAAGTCACCAAACTGGAAGCGGCGATTACCGGCAACCGGAAGAGCATGGAGTACTACCGGAAGGAGCTGGAGAAGTTGCAGAAACGCCGGGAAGAGTTGAGCAGGCTGCAGCCCCGGGTGATTGCGCTGGAAGACCAGATCGATGCGACCAAGCGTTCGCTGGACCGGCTGGACGAAGCGCAGCGGCTGCTGGATATGTTCCTGCAGCGTTCCTATTCGGATGTCAGCGTTACCGAGGACGCCATCGTTCCCGACCGTCCGGTCGGCCGGGGGCGGGTTTTTGCTGGCGATGTTCATTTTGCTGTTGATTGA
- a CDS encoding SLBB domain-containing protein produces the protein MKLLILTLGLALLAAGCADPVFGPMAIPAEYEVVSVAPEELADRTEELKLLQNLEMPPYRICPLDRFNVSVYEHPEVDVKDIVVTPDGFLSLPLVGPVKVGGLTLDEAIKVVRDAYAVFIRNPKAALIPIHINGYAFTITGRVQTPGRFPIAGTTRLLDAIAMARGLDQGLFNGDTVESADLANAYISRDGRLLPVDFRKALLEGDALHNIPLQHGDYIYIPSIMNTTVCVLGEVRNPTYVGFKEGMTLLKALAFARGLTDEHSSYAQIIRGGLQNPTLYNVNVDKMLAGKTMDFPLEPNDILYFPKGGLSEYNVLIRKIMPTLQSLSMMAGPFGNPSSAYLND, from the coding sequence ATGAAACTTTTGATCTTGACGTTGGGCCTGGCGTTGCTGGCGGCCGGTTGTGCGGACCCGGTATTCGGGCCGATGGCCATTCCGGCCGAATACGAAGTCGTCAGCGTCGCTCCGGAAGAACTGGCCGACCGGACCGAAGAACTCAAGCTGTTGCAGAATCTGGAAATGCCGCCTTACCGCATCTGTCCGCTGGACCGTTTCAATGTTTCCGTCTATGAACATCCGGAAGTGGATGTCAAGGATATCGTCGTCACGCCGGACGGCTTTCTGAGCCTGCCGCTGGTCGGGCCGGTCAAAGTCGGCGGCCTGACGCTGGACGAGGCCATCAAAGTGGTGCGGGACGCCTATGCGGTATTCATCCGCAATCCGAAGGCGGCGCTGATTCCGATCCATATCAACGGCTACGCCTTTACGATCACCGGCCGGGTGCAGACGCCGGGCCGGTTTCCGATAGCCGGCACGACCCGGCTGCTGGATGCGATCGCCATGGCGCGCGGACTGGACCAGGGCTTGTTCAACGGCGACACGGTGGAATCTGCCGATTTGGCCAATGCCTACATTTCCCGCGACGGCAGGTTGCTGCCGGTCGATTTCCGCAAGGCGCTGCTGGAGGGCGACGCGTTGCACAACATTCCGCTGCAGCACGGCGATTATATCTACATTCCTTCGATCATGAATACCACCGTCTGCGTGCTGGGTGAAGTGCGCAACCCGACTTATGTCGGATTCAAGGAGGGGATGACGCTGCTGAAAGCGCTGGCTTTCGCCCGCGGCCTGACCGACGAGCACAGCAGTTATGCGCAGATTATCCGCGGCGGCCTGCAGAATCCGACCTTGTACAACGTCAATGTCGACAAGATGCTTGCCGGCAAGACGATGGATTTTCCGCTGGAGCCCAACGACATCCTCTATTTCCCCAAAGGCGGTTTGTCGGAATACAACGTGCTGATCCGCAAGATCATGCCGACACTTCAATCGCTGAGTATGATGGCCGGACCGTTCGGCAATCCCTCTTCGGCATATCTGAACGATTGA
- the tsaB gene encoding tRNA (adenosine(37)-N6)-threonylcarbamoyltransferase complex dimerization subunit type 1 TsaB, producing the protein MFYQAAMDLSGPAAVLAVADADGRMLIDSQSPMRGREAAGLLPWMSERLEAESIAVDAIDRWTIGAGPGSFTGMRLAAALITGLAFGRKTVRLRCVPTAVAVAAQAATAPQPGERAAVLFDGRNHELLLFEVEFQAEWQPTGIERVLNQSDAASCLAAYDGNYFAAFAYDRPPLEALLPAPVRPRVVYLEQLSGQPLLRATYQQFDNDPAQLVYIRPAVFTE; encoded by the coding sequence ATGTTTTATCAGGCGGCGATGGATTTGTCCGGCCCGGCGGCAGTATTGGCGGTGGCCGACGCCGACGGCCGGATGCTGATCGATTCCCAATCTCCAATGCGCGGCCGCGAAGCGGCCGGCCTGTTGCCGTGGATGTCGGAACGGCTCGAAGCCGAATCGATCGCGGTCGACGCAATCGACCGCTGGACGATCGGTGCCGGCCCCGGCAGTTTTACCGGTATGCGGCTGGCCGCCGCATTGATCACCGGTCTGGCTTTCGGCCGGAAAACGGTGCGGCTGCGCTGCGTGCCGACCGCCGTGGCGGTGGCGGCCCAGGCGGCAACGGCACCGCAGCCGGGTGAACGGGCGGCCGTTTTATTCGACGGCCGCAACCATGAACTGCTGCTTTTCGAAGTGGAATTCCAGGCGGAGTGGCAGCCGACCGGCATCGAAAGGGTTTTGAACCAGAGCGATGCGGCTTCCTGTCTGGCGGCATACGACGGCAATTACTTCGCGGCGTTCGCCTATGACCGGCCGCCGCTGGAAGCGCTGCTTCCCGCCCCGGTACGTCCCCGGGTCGTCTATCTGGAACAATTGAGCGGCCAGCCATTGCTGCGGGCCACATATCAGCAGTTCGACAACGATCCGGCCCAACTGGTGTATATCCGGCCCGCCGTTTTCACCGAGTGA